Within Primulina huaijiensis isolate GDHJ02 unplaced genomic scaffold, ASM1229523v2 scaffold207838, whole genome shotgun sequence, the genomic segment TGTACGACAAAACACcactcattttaaaaaaaaaattctacctGAATGGTTTTGCCAATGTTGACTGGTGTAGCCTCAGCAATGACAAAGTCTCCTAACTGCGCGCTCTTTAAATAGTTGATGCTGAGTTGTATTCCAGCCACTCTCTGCAGCCCTGATGCAAGGTGAGCTCCCATGCTTGCCAGAGCCTCAGCTATCAGAGCCGAGACCCCTCCATGCAGCACCTTGAATGGCTgcatatccagatctcaaatgcTCAATCAAAGAACTCAACCACCAATCACTCGTGTGATGTCATGAAGTTATTAGAAACTACTAATTCCAAAAGTGGAAAATAATGGGAGGTGATCCAATAAAAATTGTATAATTGAACACGTGCACACAT encodes:
- the LOC140966740 gene encoding 1,4-dihydroxy-2-naphthoyl-CoA thioesterase 1-like, whose product is MQPFKVLHGGVSALIAEALASMGAHLASGLQRVAGIQLSINYLKSAQLGDFVIAEATPVNIGKTIQVWEVQLSKCDPSIPENKTLIASSRVTLFCNMRIPESVKDAPEKFRVYAKL